Proteins from a single region of Caloramator sp. E03:
- a CDS encoding cell division protein SepF, with product MSGNFLKPLNKMMGAIGLTDYEEEQEDKEIEDDENIEEDLYMVNSKKNKIVSIKNNNILPKILLKKPIEFQDIMEIIDAVKSRRTVVINMQDIESKKAQRMIDYIVGACYALNGSFEQIAKSIYIFAPENVEVSNEFKNEINKNSFFSLNDR from the coding sequence ATGTCAGGTAATTTTTTAAAGCCACTAAATAAGATGATGGGGGCTATTGGTCTTACTGATTATGAAGAAGAGCAAGAGGATAAGGAAATTGAGGATGATGAAAATATAGAAGAAGATTTATATATGGTAAATTCTAAAAAGAATAAAATAGTTAGCATAAAAAACAACAACATACTACCAAAAATACTTTTGAAAAAACCTATTGAATTTCAAGATATAATGGAAATAATAGATGCAGTTAAATCAAGAAGAACTGTTGTTATTAATATGCAGGATATTGAATCTAAAAAGGCGCAGAGGATGATAGATTACATTGTTGGGGCTTGTTATGCTTTAAATGGCTCCTTTGAACAGATAGCTAAATCAATATACATATTTGCACCTGAAAATGTTGAAGTTTCTAATGAATTTAAAAATGAGATAAATAAGAATAGCTTTTTTTCTTTAAATGATAGATAG
- a CDS encoding YggS family pyridoxal phosphate-dependent enzyme yields MGMADNINSIKDRIEKAAKKVGRNPKDILLLAVSKTQSVDDIIKARDLGIKTFGENKVQEILAKYDYVKDVKWHLIGHLQRNKVKYIIDKVEMIHSLDSIELAEEINKRSEKKDIVMPVLIQINIGKEESKSGIYEEELGTFIEKLKGYKNILISGIMTIPPKTDNDDVTRNYFKRMKELFEGLKMIKGDNIDIKYLSMGMTGDFEIAIEEGANIVRIGTGIFGERKY; encoded by the coding sequence ATGGGCATGGCTGATAACATAAATTCAATTAAAGATAGAATAGAGAAAGCAGCAAAAAAGGTTGGAAGAAATCCTAAAGATATACTACTACTTGCAGTAAGTAAAACTCAAAGCGTAGATGATATCATAAAAGCAAGGGATTTAGGAATTAAAACCTTTGGGGAGAACAAGGTTCAAGAGATATTAGCAAAGTATGATTATGTTAAAGATGTAAAATGGCATTTGATTGGTCATCTTCAAAGAAATAAAGTTAAATATATAATTGATAAAGTTGAAATGATACATTCCTTAGATAGTATAGAACTTGCAGAAGAAATAAACAAAAGGTCAGAAAAGAAAGATATAGTAATGCCGGTTCTCATTCAAATAAATATAGGAAAGGAAGAATCAAAGTCAGGAATATATGAAGAAGAGCTTGGGACTTTTATTGAAAAGCTTAAAGGCTATAAAAATATTTTAATCTCGGGTATAATGACTATACCTCCAAAGACCGATAATGATGATGTAACAAGGAATTATTTTAAGAGGATGAAAGAATTATTTGAAGGATTAAAGATGATAAAAGGTGATAATATAGACATTAAATATCTTTCAATGGGAATGACAGGAGATTTTGAAATAGCAATTGAAGAAGGAGCCAATATAGTTAGAATAGGTACTGGAATTTTTGGTGAAAGAAAATATTAG
- the spoIVA gene encoding stage IV sporulation protein A — MEEFDIYRDIAERTQGDIYVGVVGPVRTGKSTFIRRFMELLVIPNISNNYKKERAKDTLPQSGSGRTITTVEPKFIPNEEAVEIELNDKAKMRVRMVDCVGYMVNGATGHIENDQPRMVKTPWFEEEIPFIEAAEIGTRKVINEHSTIGLVVTTDGSITDIPRENYLEPEEKVINELKQINKPFIILLNSVHPYNPETITIRKSMEEKYGIPVYIVDALNMKIEDIHNILEKVLYEFPIREIGIKLPSWVESLANEHWLKKNFIVAIRNSVNSLEKLRDIKPAVNGYKQYEFVGDVKLDEINLGDGRANVTMKVKDGLFFRVLGEISGYNIEGEYELLSLMKDLTVAKREYDRISEALKDVRETGYGLVPPQIDELRLEEPEVIKQGNRYGLKLKASAPSLHIIRADVQTEVSPILGTDKQGEELVKAMLEEFENEPQKIWQSNMFGRTLEELVKEGLQNKLFKMPEDVQEKLQKTIQKIINEGNGGMICIIL, encoded by the coding sequence GTGGAAGAATTTGATATATACCGTGATATAGCAGAAAGAACCCAAGGAGATATATACGTAGGAGTAGTTGGACCAGTAAGGACAGGTAAATCTACATTTATTAGAAGGTTTATGGAATTACTTGTAATACCGAATATAAGTAATAATTATAAAAAGGAGAGGGCTAAGGATACACTGCCTCAAAGTGGATCAGGAAGGACTATTACTACTGTTGAACCAAAATTCATTCCAAATGAAGAAGCAGTTGAAATTGAGCTTAACGATAAGGCAAAGATGAGAGTTAGAATGGTAGACTGTGTAGGGTATATGGTAAATGGTGCTACTGGGCATATTGAAAATGATCAGCCAAGGATGGTTAAAACTCCTTGGTTTGAAGAGGAGATACCTTTTATTGAAGCTGCAGAGATTGGTACGAGAAAAGTGATAAATGAACATTCAACAATAGGTCTTGTTGTTACAACTGATGGTTCAATAACAGATATACCAAGGGAAAATTATTTAGAGCCTGAGGAGAAGGTAATAAATGAGTTAAAGCAGATTAATAAGCCTTTCATAATACTATTAAACTCTGTACATCCATATAATCCGGAAACAATAACTATTAGAAAAAGTATGGAAGAAAAATATGGTATACCAGTTTATATTGTTGATGCACTTAACATGAAAATAGAGGATATACACAATATACTTGAGAAGGTACTTTATGAGTTCCCAATAAGAGAAATAGGAATAAAACTTCCGTCATGGGTTGAGTCCCTTGCAAATGAGCATTGGCTCAAAAAGAATTTTATAGTTGCAATAAGAAATTCAGTTAACTCCCTTGAAAAATTAAGGGATATAAAACCTGCTGTAAATGGATATAAACAGTATGAGTTTGTTGGAGATGTAAAACTTGATGAAATTAATTTAGGTGATGGAAGAGCAAATGTAACTATGAAGGTTAAAGATGGACTTTTCTTTAGAGTTTTAGGCGAGATATCAGGTTATAATATAGAAGGAGAATATGAACTTTTGAGTTTAATGAAAGATTTAACTGTAGCAAAAAGAGAATATGATAGGATTTCGGAGGCCTTAAAAGACGTAAGGGAAACAGGCTATGGGCTTGTACCTCCTCAAATAGATGAACTAAGGCTTGAGGAGCCAGAAGTAATAAAACAAGGTAACAGGTATGGCTTAAAACTTAAAGCAAGTGCTCCATCGCTTCATATTATAAGGGCAGATGTACAAACAGAGGTATCACCAATTTTAGGAACTGACAAACAGGGAGAGGAGCTTGTTAAGGCTATGCTAGAAGAATTTGAAAATGAACCGCAAAAGATATGGCAATCTAACATGTTTGGCAGAACCCTTGAGGAACTTGTAAAAGAAGGATTACAAAATAAATTATTCAAGATGCCAGAGGATGTACAGGAAAAACTACAAAAGACCATACAAAAAATTATAAATGAAGGCAATGGAGGAATGATTTGCATTATACTATAA
- a CDS encoding patatin-like phospholipase family protein — MFLLIADCVFEGGGIKGIGLVGAVCYLEEKGYKWNKLAGTSAGAIVASLLSANYSGNEIKKMIFDFDFENIFIKETSAFLSAKNPINLFIEKGIISGNLIENWIRNILLNKSISTFKDVSLNGESRLKIIASDITRQELLILPDDLIKYNIEPLNFEIAKAVRMSISIPFLFKPVKLKYNNTFSYIIDGGILSNYPVWIFDVQSKPRWPTFGFKLIEPNVSKTFLGKTDFISYTLDIINTLLSKNEEIYVKEKDWVRTIPIPTLGIKTIEFNLSEKKKKALFESGYNSAKKFLDSWNFEKYVLTYRK; from the coding sequence ATTTTTTTGTTAATTGCTGATTGTGTTTTTGAAGGTGGAGGAATAAAAGGAATTGGATTAGTAGGTGCTGTATGTTATTTGGAAGAAAAAGGCTACAAATGGAATAAACTTGCAGGTACGTCAGCCGGAGCAATAGTTGCTTCACTGTTATCAGCTAACTACTCAGGAAATGAAATTAAAAAAATGATATTTGATTTCGACTTTGAAAATATTTTTATCAAAGAAACTTCAGCTTTTCTTTCAGCTAAAAATCCCATAAATTTATTTATAGAAAAAGGCATCATATCAGGAAATTTAATAGAAAATTGGATAAGAAATATTCTTTTAAATAAAAGTATAAGTACATTTAAAGATGTATCTTTGAATGGTGAATCAAGGCTTAAAATAATAGCATCAGATATTACAAGACAAGAACTTTTAATTCTTCCTGATGACCTTATTAAATATAATATTGAACCGCTAAATTTTGAAATTGCAAAAGCCGTCAGAATGAGTATAAGCATTCCATTTTTATTTAAACCAGTTAAATTAAAATACAATAATACATTTAGCTATATAATTGATGGAGGCATTTTAAGCAACTATCCCGTATGGATTTTTGACGTTCAATCTAAGCCTCGTTGGCCAACCTTTGGTTTTAAGCTCATAGAACCTAATGTTTCAAAGACTTTCCTTGGAAAGACAGACTTTATTTCATACACTCTTGATATTATAAACACGCTTTTATCAAAAAATGAAGAAATCTATGTAAAGGAAAAGGATTGGGTTAGAACTATTCCTATACCTACACTTGGAATAAAAACAATAGAATTCAACTTATCTGAAAAAAAGAAAAAAGCTTTATTTGAATCTGGATATAACTCAGCTAAAAAATTTTTAGATTCCTGGAACTTTGAAAAATATGTATTAACTTATCGCAAATAA
- a CDS encoding NAD(P)H-dependent glycerol-3-phosphate dehydrogenase → MKISILGAGSWGSAIAVLLSKKSYDISIWDRNISLLEEINRTRENIRYLPGVLMPTNIKAFEDIGKCIEGCEIIVMAVPSHAVRQVCISLKGVVKKDQTFVSLAKGIENATFKRMSEIIEEHFPENNVAVLSGPSHAEEVSKDIPTTVVSSSKSIQVAEYIQDVFITPKFRVYTNTDIIGVEVGGAVKNIIALAAGVSDGLGYGDNTKAALMTRGIAEIARLGVALGAQPLTFAGLSGIGDLIVTCTSMHSRNRRAGILIGQGKTVEEATSEVKMVVEGINTTKSTYELSQKIGVEMPITTELYKVLFEGKNPKYAVSELMLRDKKHEIEEVAQMVLK, encoded by the coding sequence ATGAAAATTTCAATATTAGGTGCAGGGAGTTGGGGAAGTGCAATAGCCGTACTCCTTTCAAAAAAAAGCTATGATATTTCAATATGGGATAGAAATATATCTCTTTTAGAAGAGATAAATAGAACAAGGGAAAACATAAGGTATCTTCCAGGGGTTTTGATGCCAACAAATATAAAAGCATTTGAAGATATAGGAAAGTGTATTGAAGGATGTGAAATAATAGTTATGGCCGTACCCTCCCATGCTGTAAGACAAGTTTGCATAAGTTTAAAAGGAGTGGTAAAAAAAGATCAAACATTTGTAAGCCTTGCAAAGGGGATAGAAAATGCTACCTTTAAAAGAATGTCTGAGATTATTGAGGAGCATTTCCCAGAAAATAATGTTGCTGTCCTGTCAGGCCCAAGCCATGCTGAGGAAGTTTCAAAGGATATTCCGACAACTGTTGTATCATCATCAAAAAGTATTCAGGTGGCTGAGTACATACAGGATGTTTTTATAACTCCAAAATTTAGAGTATATACTAATACTGATATAATAGGTGTTGAAGTAGGGGGAGCAGTAAAGAATATTATTGCTCTTGCTGCAGGTGTATCTGATGGATTAGGATATGGAGATAATACTAAGGCTGCTTTAATGACAAGAGGTATTGCGGAAATAGCTAGACTTGGAGTTGCTCTTGGAGCTCAGCCTTTAACCTTTGCTGGGCTTTCAGGAATAGGTGATCTTATAGTTACTTGTACAAGTATGCATTCAAGAAACAGGCGAGCAGGTATATTAATTGGTCAGGGGAAAACTGTTGAAGAAGCAACCTCTGAAGTTAAAATGGTAGTTGAAGGTATAAACACAACAAAGTCTACTTATGAGCTTTCTCAAAAAATTGGCGTGGAGATGCCCATTACAACTGAACTTTATAAAGTATTATTTGAAGGCAAAAACCCAAAGTATGCAGTGTCTGAGCTTATGTTAAGGGATAAAAAGCATGAAATTGAAGAAGTAGCACAAATGGTATTAAAATAG
- the der gene encoding ribosome biogenesis GTPase Der, with translation MAKPIVAIVGRPNVGKSTLFNRLAGKRIAIIEDTPGVTRDRIYCESEWLGHKFTLIDTGGIEPESEDIILKQMRRQAEIAIETADVIVFMVDGKEGLTPADNEVASMLRKTKKPVVLVVNKVDNLSLEANAFEFYSLGIGDPVTISASLGLGLGDMLDEIIKHFKDKDDGEEDEAEIKVAIIGKPNAGKSSLLNRLTGEERSIVSDIPGTTRDAIDSLVQIGEDRFLFIDTAGIRRKSKVKEEVERYSVLRAIAAIERADVCLVMIDGTEGVTEQDEKIAGLAHEAGKGVIIVVNKWDAVEKDDKTMNEFTKIIRNKLSFISYAPISFISAKTGLKIPKMIELIKYVASQHALRIKTGVLNEVISEAVMMKQPPIEKGKALKIYYVTQVSTKPPTFVFFVNDSEIVHFSYERYLENQLRQHFGLDGTPIRLIFKAKKED, from the coding sequence ATGGCAAAACCAATAGTTGCAATAGTTGGAAGACCAAACGTAGGTAAATCTACATTATTTAACAGACTTGCAGGAAAAAGAATAGCAATTATTGAAGATACACCCGGAGTTACAAGGGATAGGATTTATTGTGAAAGCGAATGGCTTGGACATAAGTTCACGCTTATTGATACAGGAGGTATTGAACCTGAAAGTGAGGATATAATTTTAAAGCAGATGAGGAGGCAGGCAGAAATTGCAATAGAAACGGCAGATGTTATAGTTTTTATGGTAGATGGAAAGGAAGGATTAACTCCTGCAGATAATGAAGTTGCATCAATGTTAAGGAAGACTAAAAAGCCTGTTGTACTTGTAGTAAATAAGGTTGATAATTTAAGCCTTGAAGCTAATGCTTTTGAATTTTACAGCCTTGGAATTGGAGATCCTGTAACAATATCTGCATCCTTAGGACTAGGACTTGGAGATATGCTAGATGAGATAATAAAACATTTTAAGGATAAGGATGACGGGGAAGAGGATGAGGCAGAGATTAAAGTGGCAATAATAGGTAAGCCTAATGCTGGAAAATCATCTCTTTTAAATAGATTAACAGGTGAGGAACGCTCTATTGTAAGTGACATTCCTGGGACAACAAGAGATGCAATAGATAGCTTGGTACAAATTGGTGAAGATAGATTTTTGTTTATAGATACAGCAGGAATAAGAAGAAAGAGTAAAGTTAAGGAAGAAGTTGAAAGATATAGTGTTCTAAGAGCAATTGCAGCTATTGAAAGGGCGGATGTATGTCTTGTTATGATTGATGGTACTGAAGGAGTTACAGAGCAGGATGAGAAGATAGCAGGACTTGCGCATGAAGCTGGAAAAGGAGTTATAATAGTTGTAAATAAATGGGATGCTGTTGAAAAAGACGATAAAACAATGAATGAATTTACCAAGATTATAAGAAACAAACTTTCTTTTATTTCCTATGCTCCTATTTCTTTTATATCAGCAAAGACAGGGCTTAAAATACCTAAAATGATTGAGCTTATAAAGTATGTAGCAAGCCAACATGCTTTAAGGATTAAGACAGGTGTATTAAATGAGGTTATAAGTGAGGCGGTTATGATGAAACAGCCTCCAATAGAAAAAGGTAAGGCACTTAAAATATACTATGTAACTCAGGTTTCTACGAAGCCACCAACTTTTGTTTTCTTTGTAAATGATTCTGAAATAGTTCATTTTTCTTATGAGAGATATCTTGAAAATCAGTTAAGACAACACTTTGGACTTGATGGGACACCGATTAGGCTAATATTCAAAGCCAAGAAAGAGGATTAG
- a CDS encoding DUF512 domain-containing protein, producing the protein MSIEVRNVAKKSIGEKIGIEEGDILLSINGNEIGDIIEYKFLICDEKINIDFKKKTGEICKACVKKDFYDDMGLDVYDPSMDSPKRCHNKCIFCFIDQLPKGMRESLYVKDDDSRLSFLQGNFVTLTNLTDDDLKRIIKYRISPINVSVHTTNPELRVKMLNNKKAGRILEQLKMLTEGGIQISCQIVLCPGINDGQELINTINDLFKFYPSISKVAVVPVGITKYRDKSSNLKSYDKILAAKVIDMVKPIQENFIKEVGEPFIRLADEFYLISGKYLPEFEHYDDFSQLEDGIGMARYFENSVKTGLKFCNIDGKGMEFAIVTGTLIYEFLKGVLNEVEEKLNVKIKIYPIVNNYFGEKINVSGLLTGRDIISQLKGTIKEKILLISKNMLKAGEDVFLDDVKIEDIERELKVKIVVCEYTGEDLIENIEEEVIKWQNQ; encoded by the coding sequence ATGAGTATTGAAGTAAGAAACGTTGCAAAAAAAAGTATAGGTGAGAAGATTGGAATTGAAGAAGGGGATATACTTCTTTCAATAAATGGCAATGAAATTGGAGATATTATAGAATATAAGTTTTTAATTTGTGATGAAAAAATAAATATAGATTTTAAAAAGAAAACTGGAGAGATCTGCAAGGCTTGTGTTAAAAAGGATTTTTATGATGATATGGGACTTGATGTCTATGATCCTTCTATGGATAGCCCAAAAAGGTGCCATAATAAATGTATATTCTGCTTTATCGACCAGCTCCCAAAGGGAATGAGGGAAAGCCTTTATGTTAAGGATGATGATTCAAGGCTTTCATTTTTACAAGGTAACTTTGTTACTTTAACAAACCTTACAGATGATGACTTAAAAAGGATAATAAAATATAGAATAAGTCCAATTAATGTGTCGGTTCACACAACAAATCCAGAGCTTAGGGTTAAAATGCTAAATAATAAAAAGGCGGGCAGAATTTTAGAGCAGCTTAAGATGCTTACAGAAGGGGGAATACAAATAAGCTGTCAGATTGTACTTTGCCCTGGAATAAATGACGGACAGGAACTTATTAACACTATTAATGATCTTTTTAAGTTTTATCCTTCTATTTCAAAGGTTGCTGTAGTTCCTGTTGGGATTACTAAATATAGAGATAAAAGCAGTAATTTAAAAAGCTATGATAAAATTCTTGCAGCTAAAGTTATCGATATGGTTAAGCCAATTCAAGAAAACTTTATCAAAGAAGTTGGGGAACCTTTTATAAGGCTTGCGGATGAGTTTTATCTCATATCAGGAAAGTATTTACCAGAATTTGAGCATTATGATGACTTTTCACAACTTGAAGATGGAATAGGAATGGCAAGATATTTTGAAAACTCGGTTAAGACAGGACTAAAATTTTGTAATATTGATGGTAAAGGTATGGAATTTGCCATTGTTACAGGAACTTTAATATATGAATTCTTAAAAGGAGTACTAAACGAAGTTGAAGAAAAGTTAAATGTTAAAATAAAAATATATCCTATTGTAAATAACTATTTTGGAGAAAAAATTAATGTTTCTGGTCTTTTAACTGGTAGGGATATAATTTCACAGTTAAAAGGTACTATAAAGGAAAAGATACTGTTAATATCTAAGAATATGTTAAAAGCTGGTGAGGATGTATTCCTTGACGATGTAAAGATAGAAGATATTGAAAGAGAACTTAAAGTAAAAATAGTTGTTTGTGAATATACAGGAGAAGATTTGATTGAAAATATTGAAGAAGAGGTGATAAAATGGCAAAACCAATAG
- the pnpS gene encoding two-component system histidine kinase PnpS yields MRKKLYLFMFLILLFGVTFTGYMSFRFTKNIIIKNVRDSLKSNAKLIEIYFKDIDANKTYDDIAIELKNKTGKRITLIRQDGKVIGESDVSSIKLENHSNRAEFKAALYSGEGESLRYSNTENIYMYYYALRFYSNNQVYVIRLSMPLYNIDFVKKQITEIIIFTIIFGVFFCSLLAFIFINRFTSPIIQMTKIATNIALGQYDKRINLTSYDEMGQLGHAFDLMADRLQETINDLLDKKNKLKSILTSMEDGVIVVDNNEKILLMNPAAKELFSIKDDVEGKHFIEVIRSNEIENIIKCGGDIETEVVISHPNPIYLRIKAVNVVNYEKNKENIGLCLVIQNVTKLKTLEKIRSDFVANVSHELRTPLTSIKGFAETLKYVENKSDRDKFLDIIYVESERLTRLINDILILSELENKDFSANFEKINVNKSLEEIFFIMEPVARNKGITFSYKQHDEDLYIYGDSDKLKQMLINLIDNAIKYTPKDGKVEVIETMENNMIRIDIKDNGIGISKEHIPRLFERFYRVDKARSRNVGGTGLGLAIVKHILTILKGDIKVESQIGKGTTFSVYLPCVNIKNKE; encoded by the coding sequence ATGAGAAAAAAGCTTTATTTGTTCATGTTTCTTATACTTTTATTTGGAGTTACTTTTACAGGATACATGTCCTTTAGATTTACCAAAAACATAATAATAAAAAACGTAAGGGATAGTTTAAAGTCTAATGCAAAGCTCATTGAAATTTATTTTAAAGACATTGATGCAAATAAAACCTATGATGATATTGCAATAGAATTAAAAAATAAAACAGGGAAAAGGATAACTTTAATTAGGCAGGATGGTAAGGTAATAGGTGAATCGGATGTATCTAGTATAAAGCTTGAAAACCATTCAAATAGGGCAGAATTTAAAGCTGCTTTATACAGTGGGGAAGGAGAATCTTTAAGATATAGTAATACAGAAAACATCTATATGTATTATTATGCCTTAAGATTTTATTCTAACAATCAAGTATATGTTATAAGACTTTCTATGCCTTTATACAATATAGACTTTGTAAAAAAACAGATAACTGAAATTATTATTTTTACAATTATATTTGGAGTTTTCTTTTGTTCTTTATTAGCCTTTATTTTTATAAATAGATTTACAAGCCCAATAATTCAAATGACAAAAATTGCTACTAATATAGCTTTAGGACAGTATGATAAAAGAATAAACCTAACTTCATACGATGAGATGGGGCAACTTGGACATGCTTTTGATCTTATGGCAGATAGGCTTCAGGAAACTATAAATGATCTGTTAGATAAAAAAAATAAGCTTAAATCAATATTAACTAGTATGGAAGATGGAGTTATTGTTGTAGATAATAATGAAAAAATACTTCTTATGAACCCTGCAGCAAAAGAACTCTTTTCTATTAAAGATGATGTTGAAGGAAAACACTTTATTGAGGTTATAAGGAGCAATGAAATTGAAAATATAATAAAATGTGGTGGGGACATTGAAACTGAAGTAGTAATAAGTCACCCAAATCCCATATATTTAAGGATCAAAGCTGTAAATGTAGTAAACTATGAGAAGAATAAAGAGAACATAGGTCTTTGCCTTGTTATTCAAAACGTTACTAAATTAAAAACTTTAGAAAAGATTAGATCTGATTTTGTTGCAAATGTATCCCATGAACTTAGAACACCTTTAACTTCTATAAAAGGATTTGCTGAAACTTTAAAATATGTTGAAAATAAAAGCGACAGGGATAAGTTTTTAGATATAATTTATGTTGAATCAGAAAGACTTACACGTTTAATAAACGATATTTTAATTTTATCGGAGCTTGAAAATAAGGATTTTAGCGCTAACTTTGAAAAAATTAATGTAAATAAATCCTTGGAAGAGATATTCTTTATTATGGAGCCAGTTGCCAGAAATAAAGGCATAACATTTTCCTATAAACAGCATGATGAAGATTTATATATATATGGTGATAGTGATAAACTAAAACAAATGCTTATAAATCTTATAGATAATGCTATAAAGTATACACCAAAGGATGGCAAGGTAGAGGTTATTGAGACAATGGAAAACAATATGATAAGGATTGATATTAAGGATAACGGAATAGGAATATCTAAAGAACACATCCCAAGGCTTTTTGAGAGATTTTACAGGGTTGATAAAGCAAGATCAAGAAATGTAGGCGGAACAGGCCTTGGACTTGCAATTGTAAAGCATATACTAACAATATTAAAAGGTGATATAAAGGTTGAAAGTCAGATAGGCAAGGGGACAACATTTAGTGTATATTTACCTTGCGTAAATATTAAAAATAAAGAGTAA
- a CDS encoding response regulator — protein sequence MPGEKILIIDDESNIVELIKYNLEMNGYKILYAFDGNEGLKIAKDEKPDLILLDVMLPGIDGFEMCKLIKKDKEIEQIPIIMLTAKGEEFDKILGLELGADDYITKPFSVRELLARIKAILRRNKKEESTKVLKFDNLVIDFDKHEVLKSGNKVDLTLKEFELLKILILNKGKVLTRDFLLDKIWGYEYYGETRTVDVHVRHLRQKIEDDDKNPRYIETIRGIGYKFKE from the coding sequence ATGCCGGGAGAAAAGATATTAATAATCGATGATGAATCAAACATTGTTGAACTTATAAAATATAACCTTGAAATGAACGGGTATAAGATTTTATATGCATTTGATGGAAACGAGGGACTTAAAATAGCAAAAGATGAAAAACCTGATTTAATACTTCTTGATGTGATGCTTCCTGGAATTGACGGATTTGAAATGTGTAAGTTAATTAAAAAGGATAAGGAAATAGAGCAGATACCTATTATTATGCTTACTGCCAAGGGAGAAGAGTTTGATAAGATATTAGGTCTTGAGCTTGGTGCTGATGATTATATTACAAAGCCATTTTCTGTAAGAGAGCTTCTTGCAAGGATAAAGGCAATATTAAGGAGAAATAAAAAGGAAGAAAGCACTAAAGTTTTAAAGTTTGATAATCTTGTTATTGATTTTGATAAACATGAAGTTTTAAAATCAGGTAATAAGGTTGATTTGACATTAAAAGAATTTGAGCTTTTAAAGATTTTAATATTAAATAAGGGTAAGGTTTTAACAAGAGATTTTTTGCTTGATAAGATATGGGGATATGAATATTATGGTGAAACGCGAACTGTTGATGTTCATGTAAGACATTTAAGGCAAAAAATTGAGGATGATGATAAAAATCCAAGATATATTGAAACTATTAGAGGTATAGGATATAAATTTAAGGAATAG